The genomic region ATTATAAGTTTTTCTTTCAAAAAATTCCTCTTTTTTGCCTTTATTCCAGTTATTAACAGGTCTATAATAACCAACAACTCTTGAATAAATTTCTGTTTCAGATCCACAGATTTCACATTTTTCAACTTTTCCTCTAATATACCCGTGTATTGGGCATACAGAAAATGTTGGAGTAACAGAAAAATAAGGAATTTTATAATTTTCACATACTTTTTTAATTAGCACCTTTACAGATTGATAATCCGAAATCTCTTCACCCACAAAAATATGAAAAACTGTTCCTCCAGTATAAAGGGGTTGAAATATATTTTGATGTTCTAAAGCTTCATAAATATCATCACTATAAAAAACTGGTAAAAGTGTTGAATTTGTATAATATGGTTCAACATTTTCAGAAACTTTATTACCATTAATAATAGCTAAATCAGAAGCAGTTATAATATCCGGATATTTTTCTTTATCAAGTTTAGCAAGTCTATAAGAAGTACCTTCTGCAGGGGTTGCTTCAAGATTATATAAATGTCCTGACTTTTTCTGAAACTCTTTTAATTTATTTTTTATATAATATATGATCTCCAATGCAAATTCTATACCATCTTTTTCATAAATATTTTTTCTCATAAAATTATATAATGCTTCATTCATACCAATAATTCCAATAGTAGAAAAATGATGTTCTAAAGTACCCAAATATCTATTAGTATATGGAAAAAGCCCACTATCAAGGTTTTTTTGAACTATATCTCTTTTAATTTCTAGTGATTCAAATGCTAATAATAAAACTCTATCAAGGTTTGCAAAAAATTGTTCTTTTGTCTTTGAAATATAACCAATTCTTGGTAGATTAAGTGTTACAACTCCAAGTGATCCTGTAGATTCCCCTGCACCAAATATTCCATTTGTCTTGCTTTTAAGTTCTCTTAAATCTAGTTGAAGCCTACAGCACATTGACCTAACATCTGAAGGTTTTAAATCAGAATTTACAAAATTTTGAAAATATGGATATCCATATTTCCCAGTAACCTTAAAAAGTAGATCTGATATTTCAGAATTCCATTCAAAATCTTTTGTAATATTATAAGTAGGTATAGGAAAAGTAAAAATTCTACCTTTAGCATCTCCTTCATACATAACTTCAAGAAAAGCTTTATTTATAAGATCCATCTCTTTCTGAAATTCTTTATATTTTTTATCTTTTATTTTACCTTCATGAACAATATATTCCTCTTTTAAATCTTCTGGAACTTTTAAATCAAAAGTAAGATTTGTAAATGGAGTCTGTCCTCCCCATCTTGAAGAAACATTTAAACTAAAAATAAATTTTTGAATTTCTTGTTTTATCTCTTTGTATGAAAGACCATCATAATAAACAAATGGAGCTAAATAAGTATCAAAAGATGAGAAAGCTTGGGCTCCAGCCCATTCATTTTGAAGTGTTCCTAAAAAGTTTACCATTTGCCCCAAAGCTGTTGAAAAATGTTTTGCTGGAGCAGCTTCAACTTTATTTGGAACTCCACCAAAACCTTCATAAAGAAGATTTTTAAGAGACCAACCTGCACAATAACCAGCTATTCCCATAGAAAGATCATGTATATGCATATCACCTGATCTATGTGCTTTGGATATATCTTCAGGATAAATTTTTTCAAGCGTATAGTGAGAAACTATTTCACCTGCCGCATGCATTAAAAGGCCAGAAAATGAATAACCTGAATTTGAATTTTCATTTACCCTCCAATCACCTTGACAAACATAACCATCAACTACTTTCAATACATCCAAAAAGATATTTTTAGTTTCCCTAAGGAATTTTTTCTTATCTCTATACAAAATATAAGCTTTAGCTGTCTTTGCATGACCATTTTCTATAAGTACTTTTTCAACTATATCTTGGATCTCTTCAACTGTTGGTACACCATCTCCAAATTTTTTTACAAGTTCTTCCTCAACCTTCTTTGTTAACCTAACAGCAAGTCCATAATCTGTTCCACCAACTGCAACAGCTGCCTTAAAAATAGCATCAGTAATTCTACTACTATCATAAGAAACTATTTGCCCTGTTCTTTTTCTTATAAAATTTATCATCCTTCCTCCCTTAAATTAAAATATATTAAATAAAACTTTAATTGTTTAATAAAAATAGATTACCTTTCGGGAGGCTTTTATTTAAT from Spirochaetota bacterium harbors:
- a CDS encoding ribonucleoside triphosphate reductase, with product MINFIRKRTGQIVSYDSSRITDAIFKAAVAVGGTDYGLAVRLTKKVEEELVKKFGDGVPTVEEIQDIVEKVLIENGHAKTAKAYILYRDKKKFLRETKNIFLDVLKVVDGYVCQGDWRVNENSNSGYSFSGLLMHAAGEIVSHYTLEKIYPEDISKAHRSGDMHIHDLSMGIAGYCAGWSLKNLLYEGFGGVPNKVEAAPAKHFSTALGQMVNFLGTLQNEWAGAQAFSSFDTYLAPFVYYDGLSYKEIKQEIQKFIFSLNVSSRWGGQTPFTNLTFDLKVPEDLKEEYIVHEGKIKDKKYKEFQKEMDLINKAFLEVMYEGDAKGRIFTFPIPTYNITKDFEWNSEISDLLFKVTGKYGYPYFQNFVNSDLKPSDVRSMCCRLQLDLRELKSKTNGIFGAGESTGSLGVVTLNLPRIGYISKTKEQFFANLDRVLLLAFESLEIKRDIVQKNLDSGLFPYTNRYLGTLEHHFSTIGIIGMNEALYNFMRKNIYEKDGIEFALEIIYYIKNKLKEFQKKSGHLYNLEATPAEGTSYRLAKLDKEKYPDIITASDLAIINGNKVSENVEPYYTNSTLLPVFYSDDIYEALEHQNIFQPLYTGGTVFHIFVGEEISDYQSVKVLIKKVCENYKIPYFSVTPTFSVCPIHGYIRGKVEKCEICGSETEIYSRVVGYYRPVNNWNKGKKEEFFERKTYNYETIIYKESI